In the genome of Oligoflexus sp., the window CCGCGCATGAAGCCAAGAAAGCGCCGCTCAACCTTCTGCGCGATACGCTCGAACTTTTGAACCGGCATCTACGTCAGGATCCGGCCATGCGGGACCAGACGATCGGACTTTGCTTTGTCGGAAACGACAAGGATCGCGACTGCGCGCTGAGTATACTCGACAGCATCGACTGGCCCGGGCCGATTTTGAATCTGGCCGGCAAGCTCAGTCTTTGGGAAACCGCGCTGGCTTTGAAGGATACCGATGGGCTTCTTTGCAATGATTCCGGCCTTCTGCATATAGCCGAAGCGGTGGGAACGCCGGTCGCGGCGCTTTTTGGTCCGACTGTGGAAGCCTTTGGCTTTCCTCCGTGGAGGCCGGAGAGCAAAGCCTTTTCCTCGCTCCTGGGCTGCCGTCCCTGCTCGAAGCATGGCGCGGCGGATTGCCGTTACGGTGACAAACTTTGTTTTGGCCTGATTCAACCGCCGCAAATCGTCGATCATTTGAAAACACTGCTGAAGCGAAATGTCGGGAATGGCCAGAACTGAGATCTTACAAAAATGCGCCCTCGGTCTATACGAGCTGCTGTGGTGGTTTCTGGGGGGCGTGCTTGCGCCTCTTTTAAAAGGAATTTCCTCCCTGCGTCCTCAGCTGGATGGACGAACTCTTACGGTCGAGCAGCTGCAAAGCATAGCCCAGGAAAGGCAGCGTTTCCCGCATTCCATGGTGTTTTTCTGTTCGTCCGCCGGAGAATATGAGCAGGCCAAGCCGCTGATGGATCGTCTTCAAAAGCAGGGCGATACCTATGTCTTTCTTATTCTGGTTTCGTATTCAGGAAAACGGTTTGCATTGGCCCAGCAGGAGACTGTTCCCTTTATCATGGCGCCCTGGGATCGACCGTCGGCCTGGGAAAAGCTTTTTCAGGTCCTGCGGCCGGATGCCTTTGTGGTTGTGCGGTATGAACTCTGGCCCGGGTTTCTTTTCAAGGCGCGGGCGCATGCTCCGGTTTATTTGATTGATGCGGTGCAATCGCCAGGACTTATGAAACCAGGATTATCCCGCAATTTGCGCGCGGGATTGGTGAAGCTCTGCCGCGAAGTTTTTGTGGTCGGAGTCGAGGACCAGGCGTTTTATGCGAGCCTTTTGCAAAGACCGGCGGCCTCGATCCCGCAGGTTGGAGATACCAAGTACGACCGTGTGCTGGAGAGGCTGGAGCAAAGAGAAGAGAAAAGACTACAGCTTCGTGAACAGCTCCATTCATTTTTGAATGAAGGACCTTTGATTATTCTCGGCAGCGCCTGGCCTGAGGATCTTGAGGCCTTGCTTGAAGTCTATCCCGCGCTTCAGGCCCATTTTCCGCACATTAAACTCATTGTGGCACCTCATGATATCAGTCCTGCCATGGTGGAGAAGATGCAGCAGCGACTGGAAGCCATGCACCTTCAGGTTTGTCGCGCCCAGGCGGCAGGCTTGGCGGCAGCAGGAGCAGGTGATAATGTTCTTCTCGTTGACATGATCGGAGTCCTTCCCGAACTATACGCACTGGCTGATATAGCCTGGGTTGGAGGTGCTCTGCATCATCGCGTCCACAATGTGTTGGAGCCAGCCTGTCAGGGACTTTTTGTCTGCTTTGGCCCGCTTTACCATACAAGTCAGGAAGCCCGTCAGCTTGTGGCGGAAGGACTTGTGACGGTCATCACATCCGGAAAGGATTTTCTGGAGTGGGTCCAGGGGCTGCGTTGGGAGGGGCATCCTCCGCATCGACGGCTTTATGAAGCCATAATCCGGCATCGGGGTGCCACGGAGCGCATTCTGAAAGCGATTCAAGCCGACGCACGGAATAGACGCCGCTAACAATTCAGGGGCCCAGGCCTCGGGAAGATACGATATATGCGCAATCAAACGCCCAAAAGGCTGATCATCAACAGCAGTGTTTCTGAAACCCGTGTCGGACTGGTCGAGGGGGATCGTCTGGCCGAACTTTATGTGGAACGAACGCATAAACGCGGCATGGTCGGCAATATCTATAAGGCCAAGGTCAGTCGGGTGCTGCCCGGCATGCAGTCGGCTTTCGTGAATATTGGCGCGGACCGCTCGGCCTTTCTTTACGGCGGTGATGTGGTTGATCCCGAATATATTGCCGCAGTGAAGAGTCAGAATCAGGGTCAGGATCCCCGCGAAAGCAACAACCGTACACCGATCGAAAAAGTTCTGCGCGAAGGTCAGGAGATCATCGTCCAGGTTGCCAAAGAGCCCCTGGGCACCAAAGGGCCGAGGGTTACGATGGTGGCGACCATTCCCGGGCGCTATCTGGTTCTGATGCCTGAATTCAATAGCCTTGGCATTTCACGACGCATAGAAGATGAAGCCGTGCGGGCGAAGCTTCTGGCGGAAGTGGAAGCCATGAGGCCACCCGAGATGGGTTTGATCATCCGCACGGCGGCTTTGGAAGCCCCGCCTGAGCATTTAAAAAAGGACCTCGATTATCTTCTGAAGGTCTGGGAGGGCGTGGGCGAGCGCCGGATGAAAAGTTCGGCGCCTGCGCTTCTCTATCAGGAACCGGATCTGGTTCTGAAAACGACCCGCGATCTTTATAGCGACGATGTTGCGGAAATCGTTGTCGATGATGTGCAGGTTTACGAGCAGCTGCGGCATTTTCTGCAGGATTCCATTCCCTCGGCGCATGACAAGCTGAAACTTTTCCAGGGCCCGGATTTGATCTTCGATCATTTCGGACT includes:
- a CDS encoding Rne/Rng family ribonuclease: MRNQTPKRLIINSSVSETRVGLVEGDRLAELYVERTHKRGMVGNIYKAKVSRVLPGMQSAFVNIGADRSAFLYGGDVVDPEYIAAVKSQNQGQDPRESNNRTPIEKVLREGQEIIVQVAKEPLGTKGPRVTMVATIPGRYLVLMPEFNSLGISRRIEDEAVRAKLLAEVEAMRPPEMGLIIRTAALEAPPEHLKKDLDYLLKVWEGVGERRMKSSAPALLYQEPDLVLKTTRDLYSDDVAEIVVDDVQVYEQLRHFLQDSIPSAHDKLKLFQGPDLIFDHFGLEMEIATALSRKVWLPSGGYLVIDQTEALTSFDVNTGKFVGSLNAQDTILKTNLEAIEEVVHQLRIRNLGGIIVIDFIDMESYADQQKVNEALQEALKADKSRTNVLAINELGLVQMTRKRTRESLERVLTVDCAHCDGWGRTQSRESLVYEMVRDVERFHIRTGQKSIRVRVRDDVQDMLLNEERPLFNVLQEKYDIELIMEPTTLRSSMLKESPYEVIG
- a CDS encoding 3-deoxy-D-manno-octulosonic acid transferase; the protein is MARTEILQKCALGLYELLWWFLGGVLAPLLKGISSLRPQLDGRTLTVEQLQSIAQERQRFPHSMVFFCSSAGEYEQAKPLMDRLQKQGDTYVFLILVSYSGKRFALAQQETVPFIMAPWDRPSAWEKLFQVLRPDAFVVVRYELWPGFLFKARAHAPVYLIDAVQSPGLMKPGLSRNLRAGLVKLCREVFVVGVEDQAFYASLLQRPAASIPQVGDTKYDRVLERLEQREEKRLQLREQLHSFLNEGPLIILGSAWPEDLEALLEVYPALQAHFPHIKLIVAPHDISPAMVEKMQQRLEAMHLQVCRAQAAGLAAAGAGDNVLLVDMIGVLPELYALADIAWVGGALHHRVHNVLEPACQGLFVCFGPLYHTSQEARQLVAEGLVTVITSGKDFLEWVQGLRWEGHPPHRRLYEAIIRHRGATERILKAIQADARNRRR